The Cucurbita pepo subsp. pepo cultivar mu-cu-16 chromosome LG15, ASM280686v2, whole genome shotgun sequence genome contains the following window.
TGGTGTTTACATTTGACAAAAATGGATCCATTGGAATGGACTATGCAACTATTTCCTAAGCTTTCATCCTTAGTAATTTAGGATGTTAAGAAAAGCGACTCTGTTCTTGATAAGACGTCGATATAGACTCTCGAGATCTTCTTCAATGTCACGAATACACAACTCCAATTTCTTCAGTGAGTTCTGCACATCTTCACCTTGCACAAGGATATCAAATTTGTGATTGATGATTGAATATAATGCAGCATCCACCATCTCTACTTCATTTCCATCTTTGCAGGCAACTCTCTTAGATTGCATCAACTTAGAAACCAAAGACCATCTGTTCATCTTTGATGCCAACTTTGGTCCAGCTAGAAAGGACAACAAGGACTCAATGGTGCTATATGTGACCGCTTCTGTCTCTTTTAATAAACTGACAATCTCTGAATTTTCATTGCTTTTTTGGGAACTTGTTCTTTCCATTCCCTTCAAGGCCTTGTGGATTgccttcttcatcatcttccttGAGTTCATATACTTTTGAACATCAACTACAATGtcatctcctcttcttctgcGCAACGATGACTCGAGTTCATGTGCACATTCTTTCATCTGTGATATCATATCCTTAGCCATAGTACACAAATCCAAGAGCTTGAGAGATCCTTCTAGCAACTCATCAACTGATTTGTTGTCAACAATAGCTTGATGGGTGAGTGGCAAAACAAGCAACTTCTCAATGCAATCATGCAAATCTTGAAGCCCATCAAGTTTTTGacacaaagaagaagatgaagaagtgGCTTCACAGGCCTTCAATCTGCAGAGATGTTCATCAACCTCATCCACAACTGGATGTGGCTTTGAAGGCAAACTGTTTGAACGGATGTGGAATGATTTCTGTGCGTTTGTAGCAAAGgaatccatttttcttttacaaaagaacAGCTAAAGCAGTTTCAACTTGACTTCCATGTTTTGGCCTCAGAGGCCTATTTATATTGGCTGAGGGAGACATGAGGAATCTTAGGCTCATCTCTGCACAAACAAATAATGCAGCAATGTTCATGGCATGCTCCCCTCCCACCCTTTCCTTATCTCCACCATTATTAATGctaatttctttatatcaaatggatgtATCTGACACATGATTCATTTCTTTAAAAGTCATAGCTGTATTGTAAATTTGCAAGAAGTTTAGCAGTAGTGTCTGCCTGTTTACTCACACGTGTTCTTGGTGCAGGAGCGAGCATCTTTCTGTATTCGAGGCAGTGGCATCAGTTTTGTTGGCTCGTCTTGAAAATGCTGATCTGGGTCTCCTTCTGCAGAGGACAAGATGTTGATTTACACATGCAAGCGTGTGGGAATCTTCTTCCTCCCAATGCATTGAATTAATTATCTATTTTTCAGAGATATCATGGCAATGTTTGTGATGTGTTCCCCCATATCCAGGTATTTCTCTCGCTTGCTCAATGCCCTTTGTAATATGCTTTATATTCTGCTATAGATTGTCGAACAGCTTGTAAATTATGAATGCACACGAGTGCTGTTGACATTGTTGGCACCATCCAGAAAGGAATGGTGCTGGCTTATtgcatttcaaaattacttcaaGACAACCATCCATAATGGTTGGGAAATTATCTTCTTTACCATTTTCatttcgagcttctcctcaatgtttttaaaacgtgtctgttaggaagagatttccacgcccttataaagaatattttgttctcctccccaatctacgtgggatctcacaatccaccccgttCAGGGCCCatcgtcctcgctgacactcgttcccttctacAATGGATGTGGGACctctcaatccaccccttttggggctcggcgtccttactggcacaccgcctcatgtccacccccattcgaagctcagcctcctcgctagcacatcgccccgTGTCtgcctctaataccatttgtaacagcccaagtccactgctataagatattgtcctctttggtctttctcattcgggcttcccctcaaagtttttaaaacgcgtctactagggagaggtttccacacccttaatctttcgttctcctcccttaccgatgtgggatctcacacatgtCCTCATCTCCTCATCAGTTGAAATGATGATTATTGTGGTAGAGGTGGCAAGATCCGCCATGATCGCTCAAGATGACTTTCATTAACAGGAAACTGTTcagctttactatatataattgGCAAATTGTCTCTTAGTTGAAAGGCAACTTACCATGTGCTTCTTGTGCTTACTGCCATGATTGGGGCAATTGGAATCTGACAGCAACGCTAATCTTGATACTTAGCTACATCAGGTAACCACAGTTGTTGTCTTGTTGACCTCTAGTTAACATAACGAGTtcatcatgaatttataaacaaGGAATACATCTTTATTGGTACGAGCCCTtttagacaatatcataccattgtagagattcGTAATTCTTAACACAGAAAATGTTTATACTAAACTCAAAACCCGAATTTGATTCAAAGAGTTGATTCTCATAacaatgtatatatatacactttgATCTTTACATTTAGCAAAATTGAATTCTCATGGCATTGCCATTAGTGATTCAAGATATTGAGAAGGGACACTCTATTTTTGATGAGATGCCTAGTTAGACTCTCTAGATCTTCTTCAAGACCTTGAATACTCGACTCAAACATCCTCAGCGACTCCTGCAAGCTGAAGGATTCATCTGTTGTGTGGCTAGCTATTGAATATAGTATGCCATCCAACATTTCCACCTCGTTTGCATATGCACCTTCTTCCTTGCTGACAACCCTTTTGGATTGTACCAGCTTGGACACCAAAGACCATCGGCTCATCTTTGATGGCACCTTTGGTCCTGCTATGAACGACAACACTGATTCAACAGTGCTATAAGTGACTGCTTCCACTTCTTGTAACAAGCTAACAATTGCAGAGCTTTCTTCACTCTTTTGAGAATTTCTGCTCTTAATTCCCTTCAAGGCCTTGTGGACTGTCTTCTTTATCATCTTCCTAGAATTCAAGCATTTCTGAACACCACTTATGATAACTGTTTCACTTTTTCTTCTGCGCAAAACGGATTCAAGTTCATGGCTACATTCTTGTGTCTGCAACAATGCATCCTTAGCAATATCACACAAATCTAAGAGCCTTAGAGATCCTTCTAGCAAGTCATCAGCCCATTTATTATGAGTCTCATGAACAAGAGTTTGTTGGGTGCATGGTAGAAGAAGTAAACTCTCAATGGAATCATGCAAATCTTGAAGGCTGCTGAGTCTGTGGCagaaagaagttgaagaagtAGCCTCAGAGGACTTCAATCTGCATAAATGTTCTTCAACTTGGGAAACGATTGGATGTGGCTTTGAGGGTAAGCTATTTGAGCGAATGTGGAGTGATTTCTTTGGGTTTACAGCAAAGgaatccattttctttctcacttGGAGAACCCAAAAGGCTAGCTAATGCTCTAAAAAGGGTCGAGAATTTCACCCTTTGTTCATCTTTGGGCATCAAGggaagcatatatatatacaactTGGGTTAGACAGCCATGCCATGCCTCCCTCCCACTTGTTTCCATGATTTCTTTATACTCACATGCATGTATCTGCCAAATGATGAAATTTTATTGCTATAAAGAAATGGAACAGAGTCATGCATGGCTACTGAGTATTCAATTATATTGTAAGGTGCTTCTGGTTTGGATCTAAAGTTCTTAGCTGTAATGTTTGGTGATGTCTCTTCTCCACCATCTTTCCAACtcataaactaattaaaattcagTTTTGATTCATTGCAGGAGTCGTGCAATCTTGGGGGAAGCTATCTATCTGTTTTCATTGACATGTCGAGCAATGTTCACCAAATCTCACCCCATTTCCAGGTTCTTAGCTCATTATTTATGTACTTATTGCCTTATTGCATACATATAATCTGTCATTTGTTCCGTGGAGATGCTTAAATTTGAAGCCCACGAGTGCTGTTGACATAATTGGTATCAGAAAGTAAGGCTGACTCGTTTATGTTATCAATCACACCTCCTTGCACACGAATGCCTGATTTTTATAGAACTACTTGCTTATACAAACTTTCTGGTTAGATTTAGACCTTATGGATTATTCTGAAGCCCATCTTATTTTGTAGACGGCGTCTATCCCCCCTTAGACCACtggtgtgagatccccaccgggtggagaggggaatgaaacattctttataagcgtgtgaaaatttctccctagcagacgcgtttaaaaccgtgaggctaacgacgatacgtaacggaccgaagtggacaatatctactagtggtgggcttgagctattgcAAATAGTATCATTTtcagacactaggcgatgtgccaccgaggaggatgagccccaaagggggtggacacaagacagtgtgccagcaaggaaaTTAGGcaccgaagggggtggattgagggtctcacattgattggagaagggaacgagtgccagtgagaacgctaaaccccaaaggggggtggagtgtgagatcccacatcggttggagagagaaagaaagcatTCATCATAAGCGTGTAGAAACCTCCCCTAGCAGCCAAGCCCACTGccaatagatattgtccgcttttattaggttatggagcatgctgcttatttatagctgagtcaacggttatacatagtaaagttatatttggtaaatgagatataaagtagtaaataatatagtaaaaagctatatctggtaaagctatatatgataaatagttatatatagtagatggttatatctggtaaagctgTATATAGTAAGATAAACCATTATCCTCCcggagctttgaaaatgtatttttatattctctgtattctctcctACGGTACATATGTGaggtcatcaatacaaattctgtagccaatattctccttgcattttctctatcctgttttttgtgttcatctagatcgagtgtgtgcattgttgtgcgatcctacaTATCGtggtcagcctcacggttttaaaacgcgtctactagagaaaggtttccacaaccttataaggaatgcttagttctcctctccaaccgatgtgagatatcacaatctacccccgttgtagggcccaacgtcctcgctggcataccgcctagtgtctagctctgataccatttgtaacagttaagcccaccgctagtagatattttctctttgggctttcccttttgaactttccctcaagatttttaaaacgcgtctattaggtagagatttccacacccttatagagaatgcttcattcttaacactctcctccccaaccgacgtgaaaTCTAGGACGGAAAAAACTCAGAATTTAGCAGGGTTGCGAAAGGCTTTtcattaaactaaaaatagagTATCATATGTGTATATTTATACATATTCATTCAACAACAAACATCCTCAAGTGCTCTACATGATATTGTTCAACTCTTTTCAAAATTCGAGACCGTCAGGCTCTAATCCATTCCATTTAGTGGTTGAAGATGTTAAGAAGGGAGATTCTTGTTCTGATTATGAACCTATAAAGGCCCTCAAGCTCTTCTTGAACTTCCTTAACGCTTGCTCCACAATCCCTGAGCAAGCTCTGCATATCTTCAACTTGAACTTGGAATTCCTTGTCAGTTCTGTAATTGGCAATTGAACTCAAAGCCAAATCCAACCTTTCTACAACACTTATGCTTGTTTCTTCGCTTATGCAGGCCACTTTTTTGGATTGAACAAGCTTGGAAACTGAAGCCCAGCAGCTCCATTTTGCAGGCAACTTTGCTCCTGCTATGATGGACAATAAGGCTACTATGCTGTGGTATGTGACTGCTTCAACCTCTTTTAGCTGACATCCATTCTCTTTATgacattgtttt
Protein-coding sequences here:
- the LOC111776433 gene encoding uncharacterized protein LOC111776433, with amino-acid sequence MDSFATNAQKSFHIRSNSLPSKPHPVVDEVDEHLCRLKACEATSSSSSLCQKLDGLQDLHDCIEKLLVLPLTHQAIVDNKSVDELLEGSLKLLDLCTMAKDMISQMKECAHELESSLRRRRGDDIVVDVQKYMNSRKMMKKAIHKALKGMERTSSQKSNENSEIVSLLKETEAVTYSTIESLLSFLAGPKLASKMNRWSLVSKLMQSKRVACKDGNEVEMVDAALYSIINHKFDILVQGEDVQNSLKKLELCIRDIEEDLESLYRRLIKNRVAFLNILNY
- the LOC111776434 gene encoding uncharacterized protein LOC111776434 produces the protein MDSFAVNPKKSLHIRSNSLPSKPHPIVSQVEEHLCRLKSSEATSSTSFCHRLSSLQDLHDSIESLLLLPCTQQTLVHETHNKWADDLLEGSLRLLDLCDIAKDALLQTQECSHELESVLRRRKSETVIISGVQKCLNSRKMIKKTVHKALKGIKSRNSQKSEESSAIVSLLQEVEAVTYSTVESVLSFIAGPKVPSKMSRWSLVSKLVQSKRVVSKEEGAYANEVEMLDGILYSIASHTTDESFSLQESLRMFESSIQGLEEDLESLTRHLIKNRVSLLNILNH